From Glycine soja cultivar W05 chromosome 4, ASM419377v2, whole genome shotgun sequence, the proteins below share one genomic window:
- the LOC114409060 gene encoding proteasome subunit beta type-6, protein MDQKVDFSAPHSMGTTIIGVTYNGGVVLGADSRTSTGVYVANRASDKITQLTDNVYVCRSGSAADSQIVSDYVRYFLHQHTIQLGQPATVKVAANLVRLLSYNNKNFLETGLIVGGWDKYEGGQIYGVPLGGTIVQQPFAIGGSGSSYLYGFFDQAWKEGMTKDEAEDLVKKAVSLAIARDGASGGVVRTVIINSEGVTRNFYPGDQLPLWHEEMEPHNSLLDILGAPEPMSM, encoded by the exons ATGGATCAGAAGGTCGATTTCAGCGCTCCCCATTCCATGGGAACCACTATCATCGGCGTTACTTACAACGGCGGTGTCGTTCTCGGAGCCGACTCTCGAACCAGCACCG GAGTGTATGTTGCCAACCGAGCATCGGACAAAATCACTCAGCTCACTGATAATGTATACGTGTGTCGCTCTGGATCG GCTGCTGATTCTCAGATTGTCTCTGATTATGTGCGTTACTTCCTCCATCAACACAC AATACAACTTGGACAACCTGCAACAGTTAAAGTTGCTGCAAACCTTGTCCGACTTCTCTCATATAACAATAAG AATTTCTTAGAGACCGGGTTAATTGTTGGTGGATGGGATAAATATGAAGGTGGACAAATTTATGGAGTTCCTCTGGGTGGAACAATAGTACAACAACCTTTTGCTATCGGAG GATCTGGCTCCAGTTACTTgtatggtttctttgaccaagCCTGGAAAGAGGGAATGACCAAGGATGAAGCTGAG gatttagtaaaaaaggCTGTTTCACTGGCTATTGCTCGTGATGGTGCAAGTGGTGGGGTTGTCCGAACAGTCATA ATAAACTCAGAGGGAGTGACCAGGAATTTCTACCCTGGCGACCAACTTCCATTATGGCACGAGGAAATGGAGCCCCACAACTCCTTGCTAGACATTCTTGGTGCCCCAGAGCCGATGAGCATGTGA
- the LOC114408335 gene encoding uncharacterized protein LOC114408335: MNPSTESDNAIIIDIDSSVKTPSFVENHPNEEKHQLNVPFLLQPSYATHELRNLRTSLKWCALDHSSLVGKLISYVVFIFLTVAVPLFTSLFVHVPASASQLYPFNFKKLLQLPQSALAIIAFFTLYRFFPRLNCELQILRFEGLHKLFERCGSDANMTFREHVRIRRQLWITSHGYRFFIISCLVTVTVSQLGSLLMVLESKSDTTFFNSGDLVIFFGCAIMWILLYALWVRQESHTEHKG; encoded by the exons ATGAACCCCTCCACAGAATCAGACAACGCCATTATCATCGACATCGATTCCTCTGTCAAAACCCCATCATTTGTCGAAAACCACCCCAACGAAGAAAAACACCAACTCAATGTTCCCTTCCTCCTCCAACCATCTTATGCGACACACGAACTGCGAAACCTTCGCACGAGCCTCAAATGGTGTGCTCTCGACCACTCTTCCCTCGTTGGAAAACTTATTTCCTACGTTGTCTTCATATTCCTCACCGTTGCTGTCCCTCTCTTCACTTCTCTCTTCGTTCATGTCCCTGCCTCTGCTTCTCAACTCTACCCTTTCAACTTCAAGAAGCTCCTTCAATTACCGCAATCAGCCCTCGCTATTATCGCCTTCTTCACTCTCTACCGTTTCTTCCCAAG GCTTAACTGCGAGCTTCAGATACTGAGGTTTGAAGGGCTTCACAAGCTCTTTGAAAGGTGTGGGTCTGATGCAAACATGACATTTAGAGAGCACGTGAGAATTAGGAGGCAATTGTGGATCACGAGTCATGGGTACAGGTTCTTTATAATTAGTTGTTTGGTGACAGTCACGGTTAGCCAGTTGGgttctctcttgatggttttgGAATCCAAATCTGACACCACCTTCTTCAATTCCGGTGACCTTGTG ATTTTTTTCGGCTGTGCAATTATGTGGATTCTTCTTTATGCCTTATGGGTGCGGCAAGAATCACACACAGAGCACAAGGGATAG
- the LOC114409062 gene encoding oleosin 1-like, producing the protein MATISDQPRGSYSYGTSYGAPYGTTYETNTSINNPPSRQTVKFITAATIGITLLLLSGLTLTGTVIGLIIATPLLVIFSPILVPAAFVLFLVASGFLFSGGCGVAAIAALSWIYNYVSGNQPAGYDTLDYAKGYLADKARDVKERAKDYGSYAQGRINEATQGAY; encoded by the coding sequence aTGGCAACCATTTCTGATCAACCTAGAGGGTCCTACTCCTATGGAACCTCATATGGAGCACCCTATGGAACCACGTATGAGACCAACACCAGCATTAACAACCCACCTTCACGCCAAACAGTGAAGTTCATAACTGCTGCCACTATTGGCATCACACTCTTGCTCCTGTCTGGGTTGACCCTCACAGGCACTGTCATAGGTTTGATCATTGCAACCCCTCTTCTTGTTATCTTCAGCCCCATCCTTGTCCCTGCTGCGTTTGTGCTGTTCCTAGTTGCTTCTGGCTTTTTGTTCTCTGGGGGCTGTGGTGTGGCTGCCATTGCTGCTTTGTCTTGGATTTACAACTATGTGTCTGGGAACCAGCCTGCGGGTTATGACACCCTTGACTATGCAAAAGGGTACCTTGCCGATAAGGCAAGGGATGTAAAGGAGAGGGCAAAGGATTATGGAAGTTATGCTCAAGGTAGAATTAATGAGGCCACACAAGGAGCTTATTAG
- the LOC114409061 gene encoding AIG2-like protein D translates to MSVKLNCVGGGETHNVFVYGSLLADEVVHTLLKRVPPTAPAILHDYHRFKIKGRVYPAILPVQNNKVNGRVLLGISGVELDILDEFEDVEYTRTDVEVSLKDKSEKLQVCAYVWSNPNDPNLNAEWDFEEWKQVHLNDFVKMTGGFMQELELPESKPRVQTYETFYKQENDKPLEP, encoded by the exons atgaGCGTGAAGTTGAATTGCGTGGGTGGTGGCGAGACTCACAACGTCTTCGTTTACGGTAGTCTGTTAGCCGATGAGGTTGTCCATACCCTATTGAAGCGCGTCCCTCCAACCGCACCCGCCATCCTTCACGACTA TCACAGGTTTAAGATCAAAGGTCGCGTTTATCCCGCTATTCTCCCCGTCCAAAACAACAAAGTTAATGGCAGG gTGCTTCTTGGTATCTCCGGAGTAGAACTAGATATCTTAGATGAGTTCGAGGATGTTGAATATACTAGAACTGATGTTGAGGTTTCCTTGAAG GACAAGTCTGAAAAGTTACAAGTTTGCGCTTATGTTTGGAGCAACCCAAATGATCCTAACTTAAATGCAGAGTGGGATTTTGAG gaATGGAAACAAGTTCACTTGAATGATTTCGTCAAGATGACTGGTGGCTTTATGCAAGAGTTGGAATTGCCAGAATCAAAGCCAAGAGTGCAGACTTATGAAACCTTCTACAAGCAAGAAAACGATAAGCCACTTGAACCTTGA
- the LOC114409059 gene encoding gamma-glutamylcyclotransferase 2-1-like translates to MVFWVFGYGSLVWNPGFDYDEKIIGFIKDYRRVFDLACIDHRGTPENPARTCTLEEKEGAICWGAAYCVRGGPEKEKLAMQYLERRECEYDRKTLVNFFKEGDSLHPTLTDVIVFTSTPDKVNNKYYLGPAPLEDMARQIATAYGPCGNNRDYIFLLEKAMHDIGHEDDLVIELANEVKKVLGVGNVVPKEKKQVGAAQLPHPPHVPIPTLQLLPLPEPIALDS, encoded by the exons atggttttctgGGTTTTTGGCTACGGTTCACTGGTGTGGAACCCTGGATTCGATTACGACGAGAAGATTATTGGTTTCATCAAGGACTACAGACGCGTGTTTGATTTAG CGTGCATTGATCACCGGGGAACGCCTGAAAACCCAGCGAGAACTTGCACATTGGAGGAGAAAGAAGGGGCTATTTGC TGGGGAGCTGCTTATTGTGTTCGAGGAGGCCCTGAAAAGGAAAAATTGGCTATGCag TATTTGGAGCGACGGGAATGTGAATATGACAGAAAGACTCTTGTAAACTTCTTCAAG GAAGGAGATTCACTGCATCCTACTTTAACTGATGTAATAGT ATTCACATCTACTCCAGACAAAGTGAACAACAAATACTACCTGGGACCTGCTCCACTTGAAGACATGGCTAG GCAAATAGCAACTGCATACGGCCCTTGCGGAAACAACAGGGATTACATTTTCCTTCTAGAAAAGGCCATGCATGATATTG GCCATGAGGATGACTTGGTGATAGAGCTTGCCAATGAAGTGAAGAAAGTACTTGGAGTGGGAAATGTAGTACCAAAGGAGAAGAAACAGGTTGGAGCAGCACAACTTCCACACCCTCCTCATGTGCCAATCCCTACCCTTCAACTGCTCCCGCTGCCAGAACCTATTGCTTTGGATAGCTGA